A segment of the Fibrobacter succinogenes subsp. succinogenes S85 genome:
CGTTTCCGTGACGCACGTTTCGAACGTGCTCGGCACTGTAACCCCGATTGAAGAACTCATCGCCATCGCTCATAGACACGGCGTGAGAATCCTCATTGACGGCGCTCAGTCCATCGCTCACATCCCGGTAAACGTTGCAGCCCTCGATGCAGACTTCTTCGTGTTCTCTGGACACAAGGTGTTTGCTCCGACCGGTATCGGCGTTGTCTATGGCAAGAAGGAATTGCTTGAAGCAGCAAGACCTTACCATGGCGGCGGCAACATGATTGCGGACGTCACGTTCGAACGCACGATTTACAACGGAATTCCGAACAAGTTCGAAGCTGGTACCGGAAGCATCGCCGACGCTGTTGGCCTCGGTGCAGCCCTCCAGTACCTCACTGAAATCGGGATGCCGTGCGTATTCCGCTGGGAACATGAACTGTTGCAGTACGGCCTCAAGGAATTGAAGACTGTCAAGGGTATCCACCTTGTGGGAACCGCACTCAACAAGGCTTCTGCGCTTGCCTTCAAGCTCGACGGTTATTCCGACGAAGAAGTGGGCAAGAGACTCGACGCATACGGCGTTGCCGTTCGCACCGGGCATCACTGCGCTCAGCCAGTTCTCCGCCATTTCGGCTACGAAAGTACCGTGCGACCCACACTCGCATTGTACAACTCACCGGATGACATCGACGCCCTCGTAAGAGCGTTGAAGACATTCGCATAGCAGGTCGCGTCCTTCGGACGCTTTGAGCGATGAGGTCGCACCTGCGGTGCTTTGGGGTTCTGAGCTATAGCCCATACCTCAGAGGGAGCCGCAGGCGACCGACCCCATACCTCATACCTTATCATTACTTCTTATTTTTCAAAAATCTATGCACGAACTTATCCAAGAATCTGAAGTTGAAAAAGCCGTACAAATTATTTTTGACGATTACAATCGCGGCAAGCATATCGACAATATCGATATTTACAATCGACCCGACCAGGCCGAAATCCAGACAATTTTGCAGAATCTGATTCGAGTCGTTTATCCTGGACACTTCAGAGATCGTTCGCATAAGATTTACAATCCCAAGAACAGCTTTGCAGTTCTTATCGAAGATACGTTCTACCACCTTCACAAGCAGGTGGCGATTGCGCTAGATTACTGCAAATTGCGCGGTTCCATGACCTCGGACGAGCGCAAAATTGAAAGCTATAGAATTTGTAAGGAATTCTTCGCCAAGATTCCGCAAATCCGCGAATTCCTGGAAACCGATTTACACGCCGCTTTTGACGGCGACCCTGCTGCCGGCTGCCTTGACGAGATTATCCTCGCCTACCCCGGTCTCATGGCGACAACCATTTACCGCATCGCCCACGAACTTTATCTTTTACACGTTCCGGTTCTCCCGCGACTCATGACCGAATATGCCCATTCCAAAACAGGCATCGACATCCATCCGGGTGCAACCATCGGCAAATACTTCTTTATCGATCACGGCACAGGCATTGTGATTGGCGAAACCGCAGTCATCGGCAAGAACGTCAAGATTTACCAAGGCGTCACGCTAGGCGCACTTTCAACTCGCGGCGGACAAAAGCTCTCCGGCAAAAAGCGCCACCCCACCATTCAAGACAACGTCACTATTTACGCGGGAGCATCCATTCTCGGCGGAGATACCGTTGTTGGCGAAAACGCAATTATCGGCGGCAACGCCTTCATCACGCGATCCATTGAGGCCAACACTCGCGTCAGCCTCAAGAATCTTGAAATGGATTACGTTTCAACCACCAATAGCAAGCACAAGACCGAAGAACTCCAGCAAAGCGACGAGTGGTACTATATTATTTAGCAGGAAGTAGGCGGTAGGAAGTAGGAAGTGGTTAGTAAACAGTGGTTAGTAGGAAGTAAAAAGGACAAAACCCGCACTCGGACGAGCACGGGTTTTCAATTTATTTTAAGATAAGATTATCGAACAGTTATGCGTCGCGCTTCGTTACCGACTCGCAAGAGGTACATGCCCGCACGAGGAACGGTTATCAAGCTTTCGCGACCCAAAGACTGAACTTTTGTAATCAGCCTGCCCTGGGCATCCAGGAGATACGCCGTTTGCGTAGCACCTTGTACGGTAAGAACTCGACCGTTGACAGAAACATTGAAATGCGAAGCAACCGTAGCGACATCCAACGAAGTCGTGCCTTGTTCCGAGCTAGAGCTCGAATCAACTTTGCTAGAACTTGATTCAACAGAACTAGAGCTAGACTCTGCAACCGCTCCATTTGCACCAACAACCGTAATAGTTCCGTTCTTGGTCGCATTTGTCGTAGCCCCAGTTGTCGTTACGGTAAAATTGTACGCCCCCACAGCAGCATTTTGAGCGACCGTACCTGAGATGTAAAAATCACTACCCTTCATTGTTCCTGAAACACCTTCAGGCAGTCCCGTAACAGTCGCACCCGTGGCGCCAGCGACAGTAAAGTAAAATTCTTCGATAGATTCACCTTGCTTGACTTCTTGCTTAGCGCTACCCGAGCCGTGCTTAGTAAGTGTCGCCGTTCCCGAAACAGCCTCCCCCTGCGAGGAACTAGATACAGCCTGCGAGGAGCTGGACTGCGCGACACTGCTACTGGATTTCGCGACACTTGAACTAGACACAGCCACGCTGGAACTAGACTGTACTTCGCTCGAAGAAGATGCGGGCGTCACCGTTTGAGATTTTCCCGGATCAGGGAGCGTCGCTCCTGCGTACAACTTAATGGAATCACGAAGGGCATAAGCCTTTGCCTGCGTACTCACGTCCGTAAGGCTCATGGAATAACTCGGCTTGAACGCCGTGCCCGTACCGGCCTGCGGTTTCTTCACGTTTTCTTCGTAATTTTCAATCATTTGCGCCGCCGTGATCGTTCCATCGCTCGTGTAAAGGTCAAGCGCCTTCTGCACACCGATAAACACGTTCCTTTCAATGCGGATATCAGCCTCTACTGCCGCACGCACGCAGTAGCTCGCGTTCTTGCTATCGAAGAGGTTGTTCGCCACATGTACCTTGCCAAAACGCACACGCGGCATGCGTTCCACCACGCCATCCGCCCACCACGTATGGTGAATCGTGACATTTAGGTGCCCACGGTCGCTCGTCTTTGTCTTGCTGTTGCCAATCAAGTTGCTGAACTGGTGACCTGTCGATGCAGAGGTGTAACTGAACTTGGTCCAAGAAATCGTCACGTAGTCCGAAGCATTGGTAATGTCCAGGTTACCGTCGTGACCGTCATACACGTCGACATGGTCAATCCACACGTTCTTGGATTCGTGATTCACTTGGAGGCAATCTTCATCATCGTCATCGTGCGCACCCACACCCTTGAATTTCAGGTTGCGGATGATGACGTTCTTCGAGCCACTCAGTTTCATGGCGCTACCCGAAGCGGGCTGCGCAATGATGGCGCCCTGGTAGCCGTAAATCGTCACGTTGCTACCGACTTCCACCGGACCCATGTACGTACCCGGCTTCACGTAGATAATCTTGTTGCCCGCCTTGGCGTAGCTCTTGAGGTCGTTCACGTTGTCAACCGTAACCTCGGAGTAGCCCTTGCCGCCCGTAGTGCCGCCATTCTGCGTGGCAAAACCCGCCATCGGAAAATCCGGCGAAGTCACCGCAAACGCAGGAACCGCAGCCGTTGTGACAGCCAAAGCCGCGAAAGTTGCGGCCACACGCATCGTTTTAGAAAGCAAATAATTCATAGCACATCCCTTTTTTCTTTAAATTTAAGCCGACGAACCAGAAAACGCATCAAAAAATAGCCCCACACAACTCAAAGTGTCCTCTATAGACAACTCCTTTTTAACCGAAAAAAAACGATCCACTCCTTGCACGAAAAGGCTTGCCCCCTAAGGAGCAAGCCTTTAGTGTTTAGGAGGAAATTCAAGGGAAAGGCTATTTTTCGTAGTAGGTCATGCCATTCGGGAGGGTAACTTCGGTCATGCCGCTCACATCTACCTGGGACACAGAGCTGACTTCACCACCGTAAATAATCATGCTACCAGAAGAGCTAGGCTTGAAAGCGGCTTTGCTAGAACCATACGCCGTACCAGCCGTGTAGCTTGTAGCAGTGCAATAAGGATACTCTTCGGTTTGGCTTCCGAAACCAAGCAACACGCCACCATTGATGCTAAATCCATTGTCCGTGTCAATAAGCCCACCAGCCGTATTCGTGGAGCAAGAGCTAGAGCCGCCCCAGCTTCCGCCCTGATTACCGCCCTGATTTCCCGAAGCAAACATCGCGCTAGACCTTCCACTAGAACCGATTTCAAGGAGCAAAACGCCTCCGCTCATTGTTGCCGTTCCATTGGCATCAAGCACATCAATATCGTTACCCGCCGCATAGAGGTAATGGTAACCGCCACTGATAATGATATAACCCTTGGAGCCGCTCATCATGCCAGTCGGGCCGCCGCGGCCACCCCACTGAGAACCACTCGTTGAGTTGGCATCAGCCGAGCCTCCCGCCGCATTCCAAGCATCATCGCTTGCAACCGTCGCCGTCTTTCCGCCTTCGGCCCTGATGTAGAACGCTTCAATACCTTCGACAGCCTTGGTGATGTTGATGGAACCATCAGAAATGCGCAATGTTGAATCGGCATGGATGCCGTCATCGCCCGCAGAAATCGTCGTGCGTCCACCGTTAAAATAAATGTTCATGTTGGAATGGAGCCCATCATCGCCGGATGTCACGCTAGTTACACCGCCATTGACGTAAAGGCGGTTATCCGTAGCAATACCTTTTCCCTTGCTGTTCACGGTAATAAGCGGTGTTGAAGTAGAATCTGCAATCAAGATGTAGTTGTAAGCCTGGATGCCATCATCGCCTGCGTTAATGTTGAACTCACCGCCAGTAATAATCACAATTCCCTTTTCTTCCGTGACTACACCTTCGTCGTCGCCCTCATCGCTCTTGATTCCATCGCCATTTGTTGCCGTCAGTTCAAAATAACCGCCCTCAATATTTACAGAGCCCTTGCCCTTGATGGCGTGATTTTTGGCCTTGACCGTAATTTCGGGCAAGTCACGAATGCGCAAATCGTTGCTGCAATGAATTCCGTTGTTGTAGTTTCCGGTTACGGTCAACGCGCCACTACCCTTAATCGTCAAGTCATCCTTGGCATAGATAGTCGCATTTGTCGTGTCACTGGAACCGTTAGACTTTGTATAAGCTTTTGTGCGGGTCGAAGCATCTTCAAGAGTATTCTTTGTCCCATCCACCAACAATAAAAATACCTTGTTCGCATTTTGAACATAAATTGGAGCGTCAGAGGCGCTTGCAAGTTGCAAACCATTCAAGTACAGATAAACATTGTCTGTACTCCCAGCGTTAACGATTATTTGGTTGTCGTTCGAACTGCCGGTAAGCTGGTAATTTCCTTGGCAGCTGATGGTAATGGTCTTTTCATTTTGAGCAATGCAACCATTGTCATTC
Coding sequences within it:
- a CDS encoding carbohydrate-binding domain-containing protein codes for the protein MKTLKLSNIVWCAALTLCACGDSSVDSTGVVAPNAAESDSAGETTEVSNPEISSDNQGSTAENQSSVSTEQSSSTEEVIIEQVASDPVMVSEISGDPVITFTNASVSVSNDNGCIAQNEKTITISCQGNYQLTGSSNDNQIIVNAGSTDNVYLYLNGLQLASASDAPIYVQNANKVFLLLVDGTKNTLEDASTRTKAYTKSNGSSDTTNATIYAKDDLTIKGSGALTVTGNYNNGIHCSNDLRIRDLPEITVKAKNHAIKGKGSVNIEGGYFELTATNGDGIKSDEGDDEGVVTEEKGIVIITGGEFNINAGDDGIQAYNYILIADSTSTPLITVNSKGKGIATDNRLYVNGGVTSVTSGDDGLHSNMNIYFNGGRTTISAGDDGIHADSTLRISDGSINITKAVEGIEAFYIRAEGGKTATVASDDAWNAAGGSADANSTSGSQWGGRGGPTGMMSGSKGYIIISGGYHYLYAAGNDIDVLDANGTATMSGGVLLLEIGSSGRSSAMFASGNQGGNQGGSWGGSSSCSTNTAGGLIDTDNGFSINGGVLLGFGSQTEEYPYCTATSYTAGTAYGSSKAAFKPSSSGSMIIYGGEVSSVSQVDVSGMTEVTLPNGMTYYEK
- a CDS encoding pectate lyase family protein, translating into MNYLLSKTMRVAATFAALAVTTAAVPAFAVTSPDFPMAGFATQNGGTTGGKGYSEVTVDNVNDLKSYAKAGNKIIYVKPGTYMGPVEVGSNVTIYGYQGAIIAQPASGSAMKLSGSKNVIIRNLKFKGVGAHDDDDEDCLQVNHESKNVWIDHVDVYDGHDGNLDITNASDYVTISWTKFSYTSASTGHQFSNLIGNSKTKTSDRGHLNVTIHHTWWADGVVERMPRVRFGKVHVANNLFDSKNASYCVRAAVEADIRIERNVFIGVQKALDLYTSDGTITAAQMIENYEENVKKPQAGTGTAFKPSYSMSLTDVSTQAKAYALRDSIKLYAGATLPDPGKSQTVTPASSSSEVQSSSSVAVSSSSVAKSSSSVAQSSSSQAVSSSSQGEAVSGTATLTKHGSGSAKQEVKQGESIEEFYFTVAGATGATVTGLPEGVSGTMKGSDFYISGTVAQNAAVGAYNFTVTTTGATTNATKNGTITVVGANGAVAESSSSSVESSSSKVDSSSSSEQGTTSLDVATVASHFNVSVNGRVLTVQGATQTAYLLDAQGRLITKVQSLGRESLITVPRAGMYLLRVGNEARRITVR
- the epsC gene encoding serine O-acetyltransferase EpsC, which codes for MHELIQESEVEKAVQIIFDDYNRGKHIDNIDIYNRPDQAEIQTILQNLIRVVYPGHFRDRSHKIYNPKNSFAVLIEDTFYHLHKQVAIALDYCKLRGSMTSDERKIESYRICKEFFAKIPQIREFLETDLHAAFDGDPAAGCLDEIILAYPGLMATTIYRIAHELYLLHVPVLPRLMTEYAHSKTGIDIHPGATIGKYFFIDHGTGIVIGETAVIGKNVKIYQGVTLGALSTRGGQKLSGKKRHPTIQDNVTIYAGASILGGDTVVGENAIIGGNAFITRSIEANTRVSLKNLEMDYVSTTNSKHKTEELQQSDEWYYII